In Sandaracinaceae bacterium, the DNA window GGTGGCAGCTGCCCAATGCAGGAGCCAGTTGACGTATACGTTAACACGCGCTACTCCTGTTCGCCATGGACAAAGCCATTCTCACCTGCGCCCTCAACGGCGTGCTCACCAACCCGAAGCAGCACCCCGTGCCGGTCACCCCTGCGGAGATGGCCGTGTCGGCGCGCGATGCGTACAACGCGGGCGCGTCCATCATGCACATCCACTTCCGGCGGCAGGACCCCAACATGGGGCACCTTCCGTCGTGGGATCCGGCCATCGCCAAGGCGTGCTCGGACGCCATCCGCGAGGCGTGCCCGGGCGTCATCATCAACCAGACCACGGGCACCGTGGGCCCGGACGTGTCGGGCCCCATCGCCTGCATCGACGCCATCCACCCCGAGATCGCGGCCTGCAACGCGGGCAGCCTGAACTACCTCAAGCTCAAGTCGGACAACACCTGGGCCTGGCCGCCCATGCTGTTCGACAACCCCGTGGACAAGGTGAAGAAGATGGTGGTGGCCATGCAGCGCGTGGGCGCCGTGCCGGAGTTCGAGTGCTTCGACGTGGGCATCGTGCGCTCCGTGGAGCTGTTCCTGAAGTCGGGCATGTGCGAGACGGCGCAGTACAACTTCGTCATGGGCGTGGCCTCCGGCATGCCGGTGGACGCCGACCTGCTCACCCTGCTGCTGCGCTACAAGGAGCCCAGCTCGGTGTGGCAGTGCACGCTCATCGGCCGCGAGGAGATCTGGCCGCTCCACCAGAAGACGGCCGACCTGGGCGGCATGCTGCGCACCGGCGTGGAAGACACCTTCTACCTGCCCAGCGGCGATCGCACCACGGGCAACGGTCAGCTCATCGAGGCGCTGGCCACCTGCGCGCGCAACGCCGGCCGTGAGGTCGCGTCCCCCGCCGAAGCGCGGGCCATGATGGGCATGGCGGCATAGGTTAGACTCGCGGCCGTGACCGAGACCCCCCACTCGCTGCCCGCCATCCACGCGCACCACCTGACCGAGCTCGTGCAGCGCTGGCAGGTGGACCCGTCCGAGCTGCTGGAGGGGCTCGGGCTCACGCAGGAAGACCTCACCCAGCCGGACCGGCGTCTCGACATCCCCTTGTTTCGAGAGCTGATTCGGCGGGCCAAGGCCCTCACCGGAGAGCCCGCGCTGGGCATCTACTTCGGGCTCGACATGCGCGTGTCGTCTCACGGCCTGCTGGGCTACGCGGCGCTCACGTCCGCCACGGTGCGCGCGGGCCTCAACTTGGCCGTGCGCTACGTGCCCACGCGCACCACGGCCATCAGCCTGCGCGTGGTGGAGGCGGGAGACCACGCCGCGCTCATCATCGACGAGCACGCGGACCTCGGCACCGAGCGCGACACCATCCTCTTCGCG includes these proteins:
- a CDS encoding 3-keto-5-aminohexanoate cleavage protein codes for the protein MDKAILTCALNGVLTNPKQHPVPVTPAEMAVSARDAYNAGASIMHIHFRRQDPNMGHLPSWDPAIAKACSDAIREACPGVIINQTTGTVGPDVSGPIACIDAIHPEIAACNAGSLNYLKLKSDNTWAWPPMLFDNPVDKVKKMVVAMQRVGAVPEFECFDVGIVRSVELFLKSGMCETAQYNFVMGVASGMPVDADLLTLLLRYKEPSSVWQCTLIGREEIWPLHQKTADLGGMLRTGVEDTFYLPSGDRTTGNGQLIEALATCARNAGREVASPAEARAMMGMAA